In Dioscorea cayenensis subsp. rotundata cultivar TDr96_F1 chromosome 11, TDr96_F1_v2_PseudoChromosome.rev07_lg8_w22 25.fasta, whole genome shotgun sequence, a single genomic region encodes these proteins:
- the LOC120271889 gene encoding serine/threonine-protein kinase BSK1-like — translation MPPECRSGLITPKSMIFGLGYMIRDLVSGRQIPQDHEMLEMVVGKQIPIRPDSRLKGEYSAEDATALLELASQCMRHKPNDRPTIKDVIATLAQVQSNAAGPSDAGDSEGT, via the exons ATGCCTCCAGAATGCAGAAGTG gaTTGATCACTCCTAAAAGCATGATATTTGGCTTGGGTTATATGATACGAGATCTAGTGAGTGGAAGGCaaattccacaagaccat GAAATGTTAGAGATGGTAGTAGGTAAACAAATCCCTATCCGTCCGGATTCTCGTTTGAAGGGTGAATATTCTGCTGAAGATGCAACTGCTTTGTTGGAACTTGCATCTCAATGTATGCGACATAAGCCTAATGACCGACCCACTATAAAAGATGTTATTGCAACCCTTGCACAAGTTCAAAGCAATGCTGCG GGACCATCTGATGCAGGAGACTCAGAAGGTACTTGA